One genomic region from Nitrospinota bacterium encodes:
- the thyX gene encoding FAD-dependent thymidylate synthase encodes MDGFNTKRPVSEGAEAELYKVYKLLNHGEVELVDYLGDDAAIARAARTSYQKSEGKTPEHDLRLIKRLWKDRHTSPFEMVSLTFRIRLPIFVMRQHVRHRTASLNEWSFRYTECPELFYVPAVDDVRGQSTDNKQMSAGNLSPEISAKARQLVESVNNHAYSTYKQLIELGVAREQARVVLPVSAYTQIIWNIDMRNLLHYFSLRLAPDAQKEIREYAEVMAGIVSRGWPMIWEAYNSNMPEGRP; translated from the coding sequence ATGGACGGGTTTAACACCAAGAGGCCGGTAAGCGAAGGCGCGGAAGCCGAGCTGTACAAGGTTTACAAGCTCCTTAACCATGGCGAGGTGGAGCTTGTGGACTATCTGGGTGACGACGCCGCCATAGCCCGCGCCGCCCGCACAAGCTACCAGAAGAGCGAGGGAAAAACTCCGGAGCATGACCTGCGGCTTATAAAAAGGCTATGGAAAGACCGGCACACATCCCCTTTCGAAATGGTGTCGTTGACGTTCCGCATACGGCTTCCGATTTTCGTCATGAGGCAACATGTGCGCCACCGTACCGCCTCGCTGAACGAATGGTCGTTCCGTTATACGGAATGTCCGGAGCTATTCTATGTACCGGCAGTGGACGACGTGCGCGGCCAAAGCACGGACAACAAGCAGATGAGCGCCGGAAATCTCTCACCGGAGATTTCGGCCAAAGCCCGGCAGTTGGTGGAAAGCGTGAATAACCATGCTTATTCGACGTACAAACAGCTTATCGAGCTGGGCGTTGCGCGGGAACAGGCGCGGGTTGTGCTTCCGGTCTCGGCCTATACGCAGATAATCTGGAATATAGACATGCGCAACCTTCTGCACTACTTCAGCCTGCGGCTGGCCCCCGACGCGCAGAAGGAAATCAGGGAATACGCCGAGGTCATGGCGGGCATAGTCAGCCGGGGCTGGCCCATGATTTGGGAGGCGTACAATTCCAACATGCCTGAAGGAAGACCCTAG
- the gltX gene encoding glutamate--tRNA ligase produces the protein MSEVRTRFAPSPTGYLHIGGARTAIFNWLYARSHGGKFVLRIEDTDTGRSTEDSINQIIDAMKWLGIDHDEGPFRQMERQQVYLDYAERLLKEGKAYRCVCPKEELDRKREELLKAGQKPKYDGACRHKNIQADCGQPYVIRIATPPVGVTVVDDMLRGTVTFNNEELDDMIIVRADKTPTYNFCVVVDDAEMRISHVIRGDDHLANTPRQIIIYKALGLPIPKFAHVSMILGKDKARLSKRHGAMSVLEYRDKGILPGAMVNYLVRLGWSHGDREVFTIDELKKLFDLDAVGKSAACFDEDKLGWINSEYMKTEPAESLAPLVSEQLSARGINAALADIVKLLPMLRQRSRTVLDLASGMAGFFTDEVVFDQQAAGKILVKQVAPALTALADKLGKSDFSKVESIESDFKALLEELGIKLKDLAQPTRVALTGGTVSPGLFEVMAALGKDKCVSRIRKAAQMAESSAV, from the coding sequence ATGAGCGAAGTCCGCACCAGGTTCGCCCCCAGCCCCACGGGATACCTGCACATAGGCGGGGCGCGCACGGCCATTTTCAACTGGCTTTACGCCCGCAGTCACGGCGGCAAGTTTGTGTTGAGGATCGAAGATACCGACACCGGGCGTTCAACCGAAGACTCCATTAACCAGATAATAGACGCCATGAAATGGCTCGGGATAGACCACGATGAAGGCCCGTTCCGGCAAATGGAGCGTCAACAGGTATATCTGGACTACGCCGAACGGCTCTTGAAAGAAGGCAAAGCGTACCGGTGCGTATGCCCAAAGGAAGAGTTGGACCGCAAACGAGAAGAGCTTTTGAAGGCCGGGCAAAAACCCAAATACGACGGAGCCTGCCGGCATAAGAACATTCAGGCGGATTGCGGCCAACCCTATGTTATCCGCATCGCCACCCCACCAGTTGGCGTGACAGTGGTGGACGACATGCTTCGCGGCACAGTGACTTTCAATAACGAAGAACTGGACGACATGATAATCGTCCGCGCCGACAAGACTCCTACCTATAACTTCTGCGTGGTTGTGGATGACGCGGAGATGCGCATATCGCACGTCATCCGGGGAGATGACCATCTGGCCAACACTCCGCGCCAGATAATCATATACAAGGCTTTGGGCTTGCCCATACCCAAGTTCGCCCACGTATCCATGATCCTTGGCAAAGACAAGGCCCGGCTTTCCAAACGGCACGGGGCCATGTCCGTCCTGGAATACCGGGACAAGGGGATTCTGCCCGGCGCCATGGTGAACTATCTGGTGCGCCTGGGCTGGAGCCATGGCGACCGGGAGGTTTTCACCATAGACGAGCTAAAAAAACTTTTCGATCTGGACGCGGTGGGCAAATCCGCCGCCTGTTTCGACGAGGATAAACTTGGCTGGATAAATTCAGAGTACATGAAAACCGAACCCGCCGAATCGTTGGCCCCGCTGGTGTCAGAACAGCTTTCCGCCAGGGGAATCAACGCCGCCCTTGCAGATATCGTAAAACTTCTGCCCATGTTGAGGCAGAGGTCGCGCACGGTGCTGGATTTGGCGTCCGGCATGGCGGGCTTCTTCACCGACGAAGTTGTTTTCGACCAGCAGGCCGCCGGAAAAATCCTCGTTAAACAGGTGGCTCCGGCCCTCACCGCTCTGGCCGATAAACTCGGGAAAAGCGATTTTTCAAAGGTTGAATCCATAGAGTCGGATTTCAAGGCTCTGCTGGAAGAGCTGGGCATAAAGCTCAAAGACCTGGCCCAGCCCACCAGGGTGGCCCTTACCGGGGGCACGGTCAGCCCCGGCCTTTTCGAGGTGATGGCCGCGCTGGGGAAAGATAAATGCGTAAGCCGGATACGAAAGGCCGCGCAAATGGCCGAGTCTTCAGCGGTCTAA